Proteins from a single region of Streptomyces sp. Tu 3180:
- a CDS encoding non-ribosomal peptide synthetase, translated as MYTSGSTGRPKGVVVAHTGVGNLASAQIDRFALSGDSRLLQFASPSFDASVSEVFTAWLSGATLVTAAADRLRPGPDLARTVSDLRVTHATIPPVALAAMHPADLPGLTTLVVAGEAVPARVVRDWAPGRRMINAYGPTETTVCATMSTPLTGTRPGPVPIGGPLTNTRAYVLDPALRPVAPGVTGELYVAGTGLARGYLDRPGLTAERFVACPFGAPGERMYRTGDLVRWTPDGDLEYLGRTDDQVKLRGYRIEPAEIEAALRALDGVRQAAVTVREDRPGDRRLVAYTVPDPDTDLEPGLLRDRLRTTLPDHMIPAAVVVLDALPLTVHGKLDRTALPAPAYGRTPGTGRAPSGPVEASLCAIFAEVLGVESVGVDDGFFDLGGHSLLATRLASRVREELGVELPVRSVFEHPTVAELVRRLGPASGVRPAVRAVERPAEIPLSFAQRRLWFLGHLEGPSTAYNIPLALSLTGDLDRAALAAALRDVVDRHESLRTVFPDTDGRPRQSVLETSAVGVELPVTEVTEAELPAALSAAAGHVFDLTTDVPLKADLFALAPDRHVLHLLVHHIAADGASLAPLARDLSTAYAARRRARTPDWEPLRVQYADFTLWQREVLGSEDDPDSMISAQLEHWRTALADLPEELALPADRPRPQRSSHRGGLVPLELDAELHTRIAALARRTGTSVFMVLQAATAALLTKMGAGTDVPIGTPVAGRTDGALDDLVGFFVNTLVLRTDTSGNPTFRELLARVRDTDLAAYAHQDVPFERLVEVLNPERSAARHPLFQVNLTFHNQASPADGLDLPGLTFGGHPVEHHVAKYDLALSLTEQRTPEGSAAGITGALEFAVDLFDEATADSLATRFVRLLSAWAEEPDRALADVDVLDAAEWDAVLAGAVGAVGEAGAGGVSLAGLFEARAAAAPGAVAVVCGDRSVSYGELNASANRLARRLVAGGAGPGRFVGLALPRSVELVTALLAVVKSGAAYVPMDPDYPAERLAHMVADSAPVLVVTASGVDLSGVDCGGASVVVLDAPDVTAEVDGLPGGDLSDAERGGVLCGGSAAYVIYTSGSTGRPKGVVVPHGNVVRLFSATEDRFGFGPDDVWTLFHSYAFDFSVWEVWGPLLHGGRLVVVPFEVSRSPEEFLELLVAEGVTVLNQTPSAFYQLMRVEGERPDLGARLSLRYVVFGGEALDLWRLEEWYGRHAEDAPRLVNMYGITETTVHVTHRDLDAAGSASATASLIGRPIPDLRVHVLDAFLAPVPTGIVGEMYVSGAGLARGYLGRHALTAERFVADPYGPPGTRMYRTGDLARRNADGELEYVGRADHQVKIRGFRIELGEIEACLAAHPQAGQVAVVVREDRPGERRLVGYVVPRARDEAVEPEDLRKHLRTQLPEYMVPSAFVTLPHLPLTANGKLDRKALPAPDLAAAAGGRAARTEREELLCGLFAEVLGLPCVGVDDGFFDLGGDSIVSIQLVARARKAGLLLTPRDVFEHKTVEALAGVAAAVDRTAEDGPDAGIGTVGATPIVRWLEERGGPVDRFNQSMLLQVPAGASAEHLTGALQTLLDHHDMLRARLTRGADGWSLEVPDRGTADAAALLHRVALPAGPVRAGTLAEALEEHATAAWDRLSPEDGVMVQAVWFDAGPDHPGRLLLIAHHLVVDGVSWRVVTPDLAAAYRALADGGKPEPEPVPTSFRTWARLLNEEALRPERVADLSRWTTMLADGEPLLGERPLDPARDTQATARTLTLSLAREHTEPLLTSVVSAFHAGVNDVLLTGFALAVAEWQERRGRHTRGVLVDLEGHGRTAPGGDAARDLSRTVGWFTGLHPVRLETGHQDWERLTATGSGAGRVLKRIKEQLRAVPDNGLGYGLLRYLNPDTRPVLAALAPPQIGFNYLGRLGGGGDTAGAADWGPAPESGGLGGGCDDAMPLAHPLEVNALTQDGPGGPQLVATWTWAGELLGEEDVAALAEGWFRMLRMLAEHAAAPEAGGWTPSDLPLVSLSQHDIDGLDDDLDDLDEYLEDDSDDDTGGSGASGALQDRRDPHDQHDTNDDAEAGADWRNR; from the coding sequence ATCTACACCTCCGGTTCCACCGGCCGCCCGAAGGGGGTGGTGGTCGCCCACACCGGTGTGGGCAACCTCGCCTCCGCCCAGATCGACCGCTTCGCGCTGAGCGGTGACAGCCGGCTGCTGCAGTTCGCCTCGCCCAGCTTCGACGCCTCCGTCTCGGAGGTCTTCACCGCCTGGCTGTCCGGCGCCACCCTGGTCACCGCCGCCGCGGACCGGCTGCGCCCGGGCCCCGACCTGGCCCGCACCGTGAGCGACCTGCGCGTCACCCACGCCACGATCCCCCCGGTCGCCCTGGCCGCGATGCACCCCGCCGACCTGCCCGGCCTGACCACCCTCGTCGTCGCCGGCGAGGCCGTCCCCGCCCGGGTGGTGCGGGACTGGGCACCCGGCCGGCGCATGATCAACGCCTACGGACCCACCGAGACCACCGTGTGCGCCACCATGAGCACCCCGCTCACCGGCACCCGGCCCGGCCCCGTCCCCATCGGCGGCCCCCTCACCAACACCCGCGCCTACGTCCTGGACCCGGCACTGCGCCCGGTCGCCCCCGGCGTCACCGGCGAGCTCTACGTGGCCGGCACCGGCCTGGCCCGCGGCTACCTGGACCGCCCCGGCCTGACCGCCGAGCGCTTCGTCGCCTGCCCGTTCGGGGCGCCGGGGGAGCGGATGTACCGCACCGGCGACCTGGTGCGCTGGACCCCCGACGGCGACCTCGAATACCTCGGACGCACCGACGACCAGGTCAAACTGCGCGGCTACCGCATCGAACCCGCAGAGATCGAGGCCGCCCTGCGCGCTCTCGACGGCGTCCGCCAGGCCGCCGTCACCGTCCGCGAGGACCGCCCCGGCGACCGCCGCCTGGTCGCCTACACCGTCCCCGACCCCGACACCGACCTCGAACCGGGCCTCCTGCGCGACCGGCTGCGCACCACCCTGCCCGACCACATGATCCCGGCCGCCGTCGTCGTCCTCGACGCCCTCCCCCTCACCGTCCACGGCAAACTCGACCGCACCGCACTCCCCGCACCCGCCTACGGCCGGACCCCGGGCACGGGACGGGCGCCCTCCGGGCCCGTGGAGGCATCGCTGTGCGCGATCTTCGCCGAGGTGCTCGGGGTGGAGTCCGTCGGCGTCGACGACGGCTTCTTCGACCTCGGAGGCCACTCCCTGCTGGCCACCCGTCTCGCGAGCCGGGTCCGGGAGGAGCTCGGCGTGGAGCTGCCGGTGCGCAGCGTCTTCGAGCACCCGACCGTGGCCGAACTCGTCCGGCGGCTCGGTCCGGCGTCCGGGGTCCGCCCCGCGGTGCGCGCGGTCGAACGCCCCGCGGAGATCCCGCTCTCCTTCGCCCAGCGCAGACTGTGGTTCCTCGGTCATCTCGAGGGGCCGAGCACGGCGTACAACATCCCGCTGGCGCTGAGCCTGACCGGCGACCTGGACCGGGCGGCCCTCGCCGCCGCGCTGCGTGACGTGGTCGACCGGCACGAGAGCCTGCGGACCGTCTTCCCCGACACCGACGGGCGCCCGCGCCAGTCGGTGCTGGAGACCTCCGCCGTCGGCGTCGAGCTGCCGGTGACCGAGGTCACCGAGGCCGAACTGCCCGCCGCGCTGAGCGCCGCGGCCGGCCACGTCTTCGACCTGACGACGGACGTGCCGCTGAAGGCGGACCTCTTCGCCCTCGCCCCCGACCGGCACGTGCTCCACCTGCTGGTGCACCACATCGCCGCCGACGGCGCCTCGCTGGCGCCGCTGGCCAGGGACCTGTCCACCGCCTACGCGGCGCGCCGCCGGGCCCGGACCCCCGACTGGGAGCCCCTGCGGGTGCAGTACGCGGACTTCACGCTGTGGCAGCGGGAGGTGCTGGGCAGCGAGGACGACCCGGACAGCATGATCTCGGCCCAGCTCGAGCACTGGCGCACCGCGCTCGCGGACCTCCCCGAGGAGCTGGCGCTGCCGGCCGACCGGCCGAGGCCCCAGCGTTCGTCCCACCGCGGCGGTCTGGTCCCGCTGGAGCTCGACGCCGAGCTGCACACCCGGATCGCGGCGCTGGCACGCCGCACCGGCACCAGCGTGTTCATGGTCCTCCAGGCGGCCACCGCCGCGCTGCTCACCAAGATGGGCGCCGGCACCGACGTCCCGATCGGCACGCCGGTCGCCGGGCGGACCGACGGCGCCCTCGACGACCTCGTGGGCTTCTTCGTCAACACGCTGGTGCTGCGCACCGACACCTCCGGCAACCCGACCTTCCGGGAGCTGCTGGCCCGGGTCCGGGACACCGACCTGGCCGCCTACGCCCACCAGGACGTCCCGTTCGAGCGGCTCGTGGAGGTCCTGAACCCGGAGCGCTCGGCGGCCCGGCACCCGTTGTTCCAGGTCAACCTGACCTTCCACAACCAGGCCTCTCCCGCGGACGGCCTGGACCTGCCCGGGCTGACCTTCGGCGGTCACCCGGTCGAGCACCACGTCGCCAAGTACGACCTGGCGCTGAGCCTCACCGAGCAGCGGACCCCGGAGGGCTCGGCCGCCGGGATCACGGGCGCGCTGGAGTTCGCCGTCGACCTCTTCGACGAGGCCACGGCCGACAGCCTCGCCACGCGCTTCGTCCGGCTGCTGTCCGCGTGGGCCGAGGAGCCCGACCGGGCGCTCGCCGACGTGGACGTCCTGGACGCGGCCGAGTGGGACGCCGTTCTCGCCGGTGCCGTCGGGGCGGTGGGTGAGGCGGGTGCCGGTGGTGTGTCGCTGGCGGGGTTGTTCGAGGCGCGGGCGGCCGCGGCGCCGGGGGCGGTGGCGGTGGTGTGCGGTGACCGGTCGGTCTCCTACGGGGAGTTGAACGCTTCCGCGAACCGGTTGGCGCGCCGGCTGGTGGCGGGGGGTGCGGGGCCGGGCCGGTTCGTGGGGCTGGCGCTGCCGAGGTCGGTGGAGCTGGTGACCGCGCTGCTGGCGGTGGTGAAGTCGGGTGCGGCGTACGTGCCGATGGATCCGGACTATCCGGCGGAGCGGCTGGCGCACATGGTGGCGGACTCCGCTCCGGTGCTGGTGGTGACCGCCTCGGGGGTGGATCTGTCGGGGGTGGACTGCGGCGGCGCGTCGGTGGTGGTGCTGGACGCCCCGGACGTCACGGCGGAGGTCGACGGCCTGCCGGGCGGCGACCTGTCGGACGCCGAGCGCGGTGGTGTGCTGTGCGGTGGTTCGGCGGCGTACGTCATCTACACGTCCGGTTCGACGGGCCGTCCGAAGGGGGTGGTGGTGCCGCACGGCAACGTGGTGCGGCTGTTCTCCGCCACCGAGGACCGGTTCGGGTTCGGGCCGGACGATGTGTGGACGCTGTTCCACAGCTACGCGTTCGACTTCTCGGTGTGGGAGGTGTGGGGTCCGCTGCTGCACGGCGGGCGGCTGGTGGTGGTGCCGTTCGAGGTGTCGCGCTCTCCGGAGGAGTTCCTGGAGCTGCTGGTGGCGGAGGGGGTGACGGTGCTCAACCAGACGCCGTCGGCCTTCTACCAGCTGATGCGGGTGGAGGGGGAGCGTCCGGACCTGGGCGCTCGGTTGTCCCTGCGGTACGTGGTCTTCGGTGGTGAGGCGCTGGATTTGTGGCGGCTGGAGGAGTGGTACGGCCGTCATGCGGAGGACGCCCCCCGGCTGGTGAACATGTACGGGATCACCGAGACCACCGTCCACGTCACCCACCGGGACCTGGACGCCGCCGGGTCCGCCTCGGCGACGGCCAGCCTCATCGGCCGGCCGATCCCCGACCTGCGGGTCCACGTCCTCGACGCCTTCCTCGCACCGGTCCCCACCGGGATCGTCGGCGAGATGTACGTGTCGGGCGCGGGCCTGGCCCGCGGCTACCTCGGCCGGCACGCCCTGACCGCCGAGCGCTTCGTCGCCGACCCGTACGGCCCGCCCGGCACCCGCATGTACCGCACCGGCGACCTGGCCCGCCGCAACGCGGACGGCGAGCTGGAGTACGTCGGCCGCGCCGACCACCAGGTCAAGATCCGCGGCTTCCGCATCGAGCTCGGCGAGATCGAGGCCTGCCTCGCGGCGCATCCGCAGGCCGGTCAGGTCGCCGTCGTCGTGCGCGAGGACCGCCCGGGCGAGCGCAGGCTCGTCGGGTACGTCGTCCCGCGGGCCCGGGACGAGGCCGTGGAGCCGGAGGACCTGCGCAAGCACCTCCGTACGCAACTGCCCGAGTACATGGTGCCGTCGGCGTTCGTGACGCTGCCGCACCTGCCGCTGACCGCCAACGGCAAGCTCGACCGCAAGGCGCTGCCCGCCCCCGATCTCGCCGCGGCCGCGGGAGGCCGCGCGGCGCGGACCGAGCGCGAGGAACTGCTCTGCGGACTGTTCGCCGAGGTCCTCGGACTGCCCTGCGTCGGCGTCGACGACGGCTTCTTCGACCTGGGCGGCGACTCCATCGTCTCCATCCAGCTCGTCGCCCGCGCCCGCAAGGCCGGACTGCTCCTGACCCCGCGCGACGTCTTCGAGCACAAGACGGTCGAGGCGCTGGCCGGTGTCGCCGCCGCCGTCGACCGCACGGCCGAGGACGGCCCGGACGCCGGGATCGGGACGGTGGGGGCGACGCCGATCGTCCGCTGGCTGGAGGAGCGGGGCGGGCCCGTCGACCGCTTCAACCAGTCGATGCTGCTCCAGGTGCCCGCGGGCGCGTCCGCCGAGCACCTGACGGGCGCGCTGCAGACGCTGCTGGACCACCACGACATGCTGCGGGCGCGGCTGACGCGCGGCGCCGACGGCTGGTCGCTGGAGGTCCCGGACCGCGGCACGGCCGACGCGGCCGCCCTACTGCACCGGGTCGCGCTGCCGGCCGGACCGGTCCGGGCCGGGACGCTCGCCGAGGCGCTGGAGGAACACGCCACCGCGGCGTGGGACCGGCTGTCGCCCGAGGACGGCGTCATGGTCCAGGCGGTCTGGTTCGACGCCGGCCCGGACCACCCGGGACGGCTGCTGCTGATCGCCCACCACCTCGTGGTCGACGGCGTCTCCTGGCGTGTCGTCACCCCCGACCTGGCCGCGGCGTACCGGGCCCTGGCCGACGGCGGGAAGCCGGAGCCCGAACCGGTGCCCACGTCCTTCCGCACCTGGGCCCGCCTGCTGAACGAGGAGGCCCTGAGGCCCGAACGCGTCGCCGACCTGAGCCGCTGGACGACGATGCTGGCCGACGGCGAACCGCTGCTCGGCGAGCGTCCGCTCGACCCGGCGCGCGACACCCAGGCGACCGCGCGCACCCTCACCCTGTCCCTCGCGCGCGAGCACACCGAACCGCTGCTGACCTCCGTCGTCTCCGCGTTCCACGCCGGGGTGAACGACGTGCTGCTGACCGGCTTCGCGCTGGCCGTCGCCGAGTGGCAGGAGAGGCGGGGCCGGCACACCCGGGGCGTCCTGGTGGACCTCGAGGGCCACGGCAGGACCGCACCGGGCGGCGACGCCGCCCGCGACCTGTCGCGCACGGTCGGCTGGTTCACCGGTCTCCACCCGGTGCGGCTGGAGACCGGCCACCAGGACTGGGAGCGGCTCACCGCCACCGGCTCGGGCGCGGGCAGGGTCCTCAAGCGGATCAAGGAGCAGTTGCGTGCGGTGCCCGACAACGGGCTCGGATACGGGCTGCTGCGCTACCTCAACCCGGACACCCGTCCCGTCCTCGCCGCACTCGCCCCTCCGCAGATCGGGTTCAACTACCTGGGCCGGCTCGGCGGGGGCGGCGACACGGCCGGGGCCGCGGACTGGGGCCCGGCCCCCGAGTCCGGCGGGCTCGGCGGCGGCTGCGACGACGCCATGCCGCTGGCGCACCCGCTGGAGGTCAACGCCCTCACCCAGGACGGCCCCGGGGGTCCGCAGCTCGTGGCCACCTGGACCTGGGCCGGGGAACTGCTCGGCGAGGAGGACGTGGCCGCGCTGGCCGAGGGGTGGTTCCGCATGCTGCGGATGCTCGCCGAGCACGCGGCCGCTCCGGAGGCCGGCGGCTGGACGCCGTCCGACCTGCCGCTGGTGTCCCTGAGCCAGCACGACATCGACGGGCTCGACGACGACCTCGACGACCTCGACGAGTACCTCGAGGACGACAGCGACGACGACACCGGCGGTTCCGGCGCGTCCGGCGCTCTCCAGGACCGGCGGGACCCGCACGACCAGCACGACACAAACGACGACGCCGAGGCCGGCGCCGACTGGAGGAACCGATGA